The following coding sequences lie in one Arachis hypogaea cultivar Tifrunner chromosome 9, arahy.Tifrunner.gnm2.J5K5, whole genome shotgun sequence genomic window:
- the LOC112711131 gene encoding acetylornithine deacetylase-like → MDVVTTNPNDWDFDPFTLSIDGDKLRGRGTTDCLGHMAFVTELFRKLGKTKPSLKSSVVAIFIANEENYAITGVGVDAIVKDCLLNKLKKVPLH, encoded by the exons ATGGATGTGGTCACCACCAACCCCAACGATTGG GATTTTGATCCGTTTACGTTGAGCATTGACGGGGATAAGCTTAGGGGTCGTGGAACCACTGATTGTTTGGGACACATGGCATTTGTGACGGAGCTCTTCAGGAAGCTCGGGAAAACCAAGCCCAGTTTGAAATCGAGTGTTGTTGCTATTTTCATAGCGAATGAAGAGAATTATGCCATAACTGGAGTTGGTGTTGATGCTATCGTTAAAGATTGCCTCCTTAACAAGCTTAAGAAAGTCCCACT GCATTGA